From the genome of Coffea eugenioides isolate CCC68of unplaced genomic scaffold, Ceug_1.0 ScVebR1_23;HRSCAF=104, whole genome shotgun sequence, one region includes:
- the LOC113756589 gene encoding WAT1-related protein At2g39510-like isoform X1 — protein MELFKQAKPYLAVIFMQFGYAGSAIISKSALNKGMSHYAFAIYRNLFAAAVFAPFAVVLERKVRPRMTISVLWKIILLGLLEPVIDQNLYYAAMKYTTATFAVSMTNMLPALTFLLAWILRLEEVSTRRLHSQIKIAGTIITVGGAMIMTLVRGPAINLPWTRADANVQSPAAANPQDPIKGALMISAGCFCWASFHILQAMTVKSYPACLSLTSMICTAGALQGTIVTLVAERGNPSVWSIHFDTILLSYVYSGVVTSGVGYCISGIIMRAKGPVFVTAFSPLSMVIVAFMSTFILAERLTFGRVFGAISIVTGLYLVIWGKCKDQISPSKSTNVDETDPIDEQLPDKNLTTKSSNDEKNDATKGDIAGGDNAV, from the exons ATGGAGTTGTTCAAGCAAGCAAAACCATACTTAGCAGTCATATTCATGCAGTTTGGCTATGCAGGTTCCGCTATTATTTCCAAGTCTGCTCTAAACAAAGGAATGAGCCACTATGCATTTGCTATTTATAGAAACCTCTTTGCTGCAGCTGTATTTGCTCCTTTTGCCGTTGTCTTAGAGAG GAAAGTGAGGCCAAGAATGACGATCTCTGTTCTATGGAAGATAATATTACTGGGATTGTTGGA GCCCGTTATTGACCAGAACTTGTACTATGCAGCAATGAAATACACAACAGCAACATTTGCCGTCTCCATGACAAACATGCTTCCCGCCCTGACCTTTTTATTGGCTTGGATTTTAAG GCTTGAGGAGGTGAGCACAAGAAGACTACACAGCCAGATAAAAATTGCTGGAACAATAATCACTGTTGGGGGAGCTATGATCATGACCCTGGTCAGAGGGCCCGCCATTAATTTGCCGTGGACCAGAGCCGATGCAAACGTCCAATCTCCAGCTGCTGCGAACCCACAGGATCCCATCAAAGGGGCTCTCATGATATCAGCAGGTTGCTTTTGTTGGGCTAGCTTTCACATCCTTCAG GCCATGACAGTGAAATCATACCCTGCTTGCCTCTCACTCACGAGTATGATATGCACGGCAGGAGCTCTTCAGGGCACTATAGTAACCTTAGTTGCCGAAAGGGGCAATCCCAGCGTCTGGTCTATCCATTTTGACACTATCCTCTTGTCTTATGTTTACTCT GGAGTGGTCACTTCAGGAGTTGGTTATTGTATTTCTGGAATCATAATGAGGGCTAAAGGGCCTGTTTTTGTCACTGCATTTAGTCCTCTAAGCATGGTTATTGTGGCTTTCATGAGCACATTCATTTTAGCTGAGCGATTAACTTTCGGAAG GGTTTTTGGTGCCATTAGCATCGTAACAGGGCTATACTTGGTGATATGGGGCAAGTGCAAGGACCAAATTTCACCATCTAAATCGACCAATGTTGATGAGACAGACCCCATTGATGAACAATTACCCGACAAAAATCTCACAACAAAATCCTcaaatgatgagaaaaatgatgCAACCAAAGGAGATATTGCTGGAGGAGACAATGCTGTATGA
- the LOC113756589 gene encoding WAT1-related protein At2g39510-like isoform X2 yields MELFKQAKPYLAVIFMQFGYAGSAIISKSALNKGMSHYAFAIYRNLFAAAVFAPFAVVLERKVRPRMTISVLWKIILLGLLEPVIDQNLYYAAMKYTTATFAVSMTNMLPALTFLLAWILRLEEVSTRRLHSQIKIAGTIITVGGAMIMTLVRGPAINLPWTRADANVQSPAAANPQDPIKGALMISAGCFCWASFHILQGVVTSGVGYCISGIIMRAKGPVFVTAFSPLSMVIVAFMSTFILAERLTFGRVFGAISIVTGLYLVIWGKCKDQISPSKSTNVDETDPIDEQLPDKNLTTKSSNDEKNDATKGDIAGGDNAV; encoded by the exons ATGGAGTTGTTCAAGCAAGCAAAACCATACTTAGCAGTCATATTCATGCAGTTTGGCTATGCAGGTTCCGCTATTATTTCCAAGTCTGCTCTAAACAAAGGAATGAGCCACTATGCATTTGCTATTTATAGAAACCTCTTTGCTGCAGCTGTATTTGCTCCTTTTGCCGTTGTCTTAGAGAG GAAAGTGAGGCCAAGAATGACGATCTCTGTTCTATGGAAGATAATATTACTGGGATTGTTGGA GCCCGTTATTGACCAGAACTTGTACTATGCAGCAATGAAATACACAACAGCAACATTTGCCGTCTCCATGACAAACATGCTTCCCGCCCTGACCTTTTTATTGGCTTGGATTTTAAG GCTTGAGGAGGTGAGCACAAGAAGACTACACAGCCAGATAAAAATTGCTGGAACAATAATCACTGTTGGGGGAGCTATGATCATGACCCTGGTCAGAGGGCCCGCCATTAATTTGCCGTGGACCAGAGCCGATGCAAACGTCCAATCTCCAGCTGCTGCGAACCCACAGGATCCCATCAAAGGGGCTCTCATGATATCAGCAGGTTGCTTTTGTTGGGCTAGCTTTCACATCCTTCAG GGAGTGGTCACTTCAGGAGTTGGTTATTGTATTTCTGGAATCATAATGAGGGCTAAAGGGCCTGTTTTTGTCACTGCATTTAGTCCTCTAAGCATGGTTATTGTGGCTTTCATGAGCACATTCATTTTAGCTGAGCGATTAACTTTCGGAAG GGTTTTTGGTGCCATTAGCATCGTAACAGGGCTATACTTGGTGATATGGGGCAAGTGCAAGGACCAAATTTCACCATCTAAATCGACCAATGTTGATGAGACAGACCCCATTGATGAACAATTACCCGACAAAAATCTCACAACAAAATCCTcaaatgatgagaaaaatgatgCAACCAAAGGAGATATTGCTGGAGGAGACAATGCTGTATGA